The proteins below are encoded in one region of Amorphus orientalis:
- a CDS encoding branched-chain amino acid ABC transporter ATP-binding protein/permease: MKLSYLLSGGLLVALALAAIFTGNGYQLYILSLVGLTAIVGIGLNILVGMSGQISLGHVAFYAIGSYTVAILTVDHGVSFWLALPIAGLLAGVAGGLLSIPALRVRGPYLAMITIAFGFIVEQSAAELDELTGGWNGIMGIRPPELFGFGFSQREIAIFVLVLMLVALGAYALISRSPWGKALRALRDSEVAAQSIGLNPVLLRCVAFALSAVFAGIAGGVYGTMSGFISPESFPFFESILFLLVVMIGGADTILGPVIGAIIVVLLPEVFASLAEYRLLFVGILLLVVLRLAPRGIVGSVLARWRRSQPDTPPAVAAEPDLPRWSGGGKRLEVQDVSISFGGVKAVQGLSFTAEPGRITSIIGPNGAGKTTALNLIAGYYAPDSGRVMLDDEDLTGRSSHKVARAGVARTYQTTQLFEHMSVLDNLLMAMVRGRVAAGDLGRSLETEGRRGKAEALLAFVGYRGDIKAPAGTLAHIDKRLVEIARALAFDPDIVLLDEPAAGLGEEDTAHVARLLQRLAQAGITVILIEHDMGLVMGISDHVLVLDSGQKISEGEPAVVRRDPAVLAAYLGEGAAAMPVRSAPGQKGDVAIAVEGLSASYGASEVLHGIELSVAKGELVAVLGANGAGKSTLMRALSGLHRPVAGKILFQGDDIQELAADRIARRGLVLVPEGRQVFPELSVVQNIRLGAYGRHTAGLDAQVERMLDRFPRLRERQDQRAGLLSGGEQQMLAIARGLVARPEVLLLDEPSLGLAPSLIQELYTILAELRDGGATILLVDQMAEMALAIADRAYVLSSGAIVAGGTPEEIRDSRLLEDAYLGDAESAAS; this comes from the coding sequence GGTCTGCTCGTTGCCCTCGCGCTGGCCGCGATCTTCACCGGCAACGGCTATCAGCTCTACATCCTCTCGCTGGTGGGACTGACGGCGATCGTCGGCATCGGCCTCAACATCCTGGTCGGGATGTCGGGCCAGATCTCGCTCGGCCATGTCGCCTTTTATGCGATCGGGTCGTACACGGTGGCGATCCTGACGGTCGATCACGGCGTCAGCTTCTGGCTGGCGCTGCCGATCGCGGGGCTTCTCGCCGGCGTTGCCGGCGGCCTCCTGTCCATCCCGGCGCTGCGGGTTCGCGGACCCTATCTGGCGATGATCACCATCGCCTTCGGCTTCATCGTGGAGCAGAGCGCGGCGGAACTCGACGAACTCACCGGCGGCTGGAACGGCATCATGGGCATCCGCCCGCCGGAGCTCTTCGGCTTCGGCTTCAGCCAGCGCGAGATCGCGATCTTCGTGCTCGTGCTGATGCTCGTTGCGCTCGGCGCCTATGCGCTGATCAGCAGGAGCCCCTGGGGCAAAGCGCTGAGGGCGCTGCGCGATTCGGAAGTCGCAGCGCAGTCGATCGGTCTCAATCCGGTCCTGTTGCGCTGCGTCGCCTTCGCGCTGTCGGCCGTCTTCGCCGGCATTGCCGGCGGCGTCTACGGGACGATGAGCGGCTTCATCAGCCCGGAGAGCTTTCCGTTCTTCGAATCGATCCTGTTCCTGCTGGTGGTCATGATCGGCGGGGCCGACACCATCCTGGGGCCGGTGATCGGCGCAATCATCGTGGTGCTGCTGCCCGAGGTCTTCGCCTCGCTGGCCGAATACCGGCTGCTCTTCGTTGGGATCCTGCTTCTGGTCGTGCTGCGCCTCGCGCCGCGCGGCATCGTCGGCAGCGTGCTCGCCCGCTGGCGCCGCAGCCAGCCGGACACGCCCCCCGCGGTCGCCGCCGAACCGGACCTGCCGCGCTGGAGCGGCGGCGGAAAGCGGCTCGAGGTCCAGGACGTCTCGATCTCGTTCGGCGGCGTGAAGGCCGTCCAGGGGCTCAGCTTCACCGCCGAGCCGGGCCGCATCACCAGCATCATCGGCCCCAACGGTGCGGGCAAGACCACCGCGCTGAACCTCATCGCAGGCTACTATGCGCCGGACAGCGGCCGGGTGATGCTGGACGATGAGGACCTGACCGGGCGGTCGTCGCACAAGGTTGCCCGCGCCGGCGTCGCGCGGACCTACCAGACGACGCAGCTCTTCGAGCACATGAGTGTGCTCGACAACCTGTTGATGGCGATGGTGCGCGGCCGTGTCGCCGCGGGCGACCTCGGGCGCTCGCTCGAGACCGAGGGGCGGCGCGGCAAGGCGGAAGCGCTGCTCGCCTTCGTTGGCTATCGCGGCGACATCAAGGCGCCTGCCGGCACCCTTGCCCATATCGACAAGCGTCTCGTCGAGATCGCCCGGGCTCTCGCCTTCGATCCCGACATCGTGCTGCTCGACGAGCCGGCGGCCGGACTGGGCGAGGAAGACACCGCGCACGTCGCGCGACTTCTTCAGCGGCTGGCACAGGCCGGCATCACGGTCATCCTGATCGAGCACGACATGGGCCTCGTGATGGGGATTTCCGATCACGTGCTCGTGCTGGATTCGGGGCAGAAGATCTCCGAGGGTGAACCGGCCGTGGTGCGCAGGGATCCGGCGGTGCTTGCCGCCTATCTCGGGGAAGGTGCTGCGGCGATGCCGGTGCGCAGCGCGCCTGGGCAGAAGGGCGACGTGGCCATCGCAGTGGAAGGCCTGAGCGCTTCCTACGGGGCAAGCGAAGTCCTGCACGGCATCGAGCTGAGCGTGGCGAAGGGCGAACTCGTGGCGGTTCTCGGCGCCAACGGGGCCGGTAAATCGACCCTGATGCGGGCACTCAGCGGATTGCATCGGCCCGTGGCCGGCAAGATCCTTTTCCAGGGCGACGACATCCAGGAGCTTGCCGCCGACCGCATTGCACGCCGCGGGCTGGTCCTTGTGCCGGAGGGGCGGCAGGTCTTTCCGGAACTCTCGGTCGTGCAGAACATCCGGCTCGGGGCCTACGGTCGCCACACGGCGGGTCTCGATGCGCAGGTGGAGCGGATGCTCGACCGTTTCCCGCGCCTGCGCGAGCGGCAGGACCAGCGTGCCGGGCTTCTGTCGGGGGGCGAGCAGCAGATGCTGGCCATCGCGCGGGGTCTCGTCGCGCGGCCGGAGGTGCTTCTTCTCGACGAGCCGTCGCTCGGTCTCGCCCCGTCTCTGATCCAGGAACTCTACACCATCCTTGCCGAGCTGCGGGACGGAGGGGCCACCATCCTGCTCGTCGATCAGATGGCCGAAATGGCCCTTGCCATTGCCGACCGGGCCTACGTGCTCTCGTCCGGCGCCATCGTCGCCGGCGGGACGCCGGAGGAAATCCGCGACAGCCGGCTTCTGGAAGACGCCTATCTCGGGGACGCCGAGAGCGCAGCCTCCTGA
- a CDS encoding TRAP transporter large permease → MPIGFAAAVSALLALSVPIFVALCLPVIAFLATTTSTPPELVIQRLFSGVDKFPLMAIPFFILAGNLMASGGLSRRLTDLAVSLVGALPGGLAMTSVASSMFFSAISGSSPATVVAVGKIMLPAMTDAGYRKPFSIGLLMSAGSLGIVIPPSIFMIVYGAVTGVSIGALFLAGLGAGLIYGAVFMVMSMIYAWRVGLARGAAWSVSEILRNLKASAWGLAIPVIVLGGIYGGLFTPTEAAAVTVAYAAFVTMVIYRELDLKGLLAVLLESAVTTAQVMIVVAAASAFAWYLTTSGFSVAVQTLLSDIGDDPVKVLLVINVVVLLAGMVLDPNSIIIILVPFLFVLATSAGIDPVHLGVVLSVNAAIGMFTPPFGLNLFVASTLGITYRQAVIGSAPFILVALVALAVITYIPEVSLWLPSQVYQGIAGN, encoded by the coding sequence ATGCCGATTGGATTTGCTGCCGCTGTCTCCGCCCTTCTGGCCTTGAGCGTGCCCATCTTCGTGGCGCTCTGCCTGCCGGTCATCGCCTTTCTGGCGACGACCACCTCGACGCCGCCTGAGCTGGTCATCCAGCGGCTCTTTTCCGGCGTCGACAAGTTCCCGCTGATGGCGATCCCGTTCTTCATCCTGGCGGGCAACCTGATGGCGAGCGGTGGCCTTTCGCGCCGCCTGACGGATCTCGCGGTTTCCCTGGTGGGAGCCCTGCCGGGCGGTCTCGCCATGACATCGGTGGCGAGCTCCATGTTCTTCAGCGCGATCTCCGGATCGAGCCCGGCCACCGTGGTCGCCGTCGGCAAGATCATGCTGCCGGCCATGACCGATGCCGGCTACCGCAAGCCGTTTTCCATCGGTCTCCTGATGAGCGCTGGGTCGCTCGGCATCGTCATCCCGCCCTCGATCTTCATGATCGTCTACGGCGCAGTGACCGGCGTCTCCATCGGCGCGCTTTTCCTGGCCGGTCTCGGGGCCGGGCTGATCTACGGCGCCGTCTTCATGGTGATGTCGATGATCTATGCGTGGCGCGTCGGCCTGGCGCGCGGGGCAGCCTGGTCGGTGAGCGAGATCCTGCGTAACCTCAAGGCCTCCGCCTGGGGCCTGGCGATCCCCGTCATCGTTCTCGGCGGGATCTATGGCGGACTGTTCACCCCGACCGAGGCGGCCGCCGTCACCGTGGCCTACGCGGCCTTCGTGACCATGGTGATCTACCGGGAACTCGACCTGAAAGGACTGCTGGCCGTCCTGCTGGAATCCGCGGTCACCACAGCCCAGGTGATGATCGTGGTCGCGGCGGCCTCCGCCTTCGCCTGGTATCTGACCACCTCGGGCTTCTCGGTCGCGGTGCAGACGCTGCTTTCCGACATCGGCGACGACCCGGTGAAGGTCCTGCTGGTCATCAACGTCGTGGTGCTTCTCGCGGGAATGGTGCTCGACCCCAACTCCATCATCATCATCCTCGTGCCGTTTCTCTTCGTGCTGGCCACGAGTGCCGGGATCGACCCGGTCCATCTGGGGGTCGTCCTGTCGGTTAACGCGGCGATCGGCATGTTCACGCCGCCGTTCGGCCTCAACCTGTTCGTGGCGAGCACGCTCGGGATCACCTATCGTCAGGCGGTCATCGGCTCCGCTCCGTTCATCCTGGTGGCGCTCGTGGCGCTGGCCGTCATCACCTACATTCCGGAGGTGAGCCTGTGGCTGCCCTCCCAGGTCTATCAGGGGATCGCCGGCAATTGA
- a CDS encoding gamma-glutamyltransferase family protein: MLNTPRAYRGMTTAPHHLASRAGLRILEEGGNAAEAMLVMAATIAVVYPHMNAIGGDGFWIAHAPGSAPVGIQACGPAAGLATPDHYADLGFSDAIPGRGGPAALTVAGTIGGWQEALGLAAEWGGRMPLSDLLSDAILYAREGAAICSSQARLTAQKLGELKDVSGFSAAFLDGDDAPDEGARQTFPALAGTLERLADAGLDDFYRGDVARALAADLEAAGSPVRLSDLEAYRAQRVAPLYLAIDGARLFNMPPPTQGAASLAILGILDRLGRRDTSGAGFVHDAVEATKQAFLMRDAHVFDPAYMSVTPESLLEDRAIARMAAAVDRETAAPWPQPAQPGDTIWMGAIDGEGRAVSFIQSIYWEFGSGVVSPQTGVLWQNRGMSFSLDPVHPNVLAPGRLPFHTLNPAMALFDDGRTMAYGTMGGEGQPQTQAAIFARYVWGGAGLQQAVTAPRWLLGRTWGAGATNLKLESRFEPEVVEALRAAGHDIEIVDAFSDMMGHAGALVRHADGLLEGASDPRADGAVAAF, translated from the coding sequence GTGCTGAACACCCCACGCGCCTATCGCGGCATGACGACCGCGCCGCATCACCTGGCCAGCCGCGCCGGCCTCAGGATCCTGGAGGAGGGCGGCAACGCCGCGGAGGCGATGCTTGTCATGGCGGCCACCATCGCCGTCGTCTATCCGCACATGAACGCCATCGGCGGCGATGGCTTCTGGATCGCCCACGCCCCCGGCTCGGCGCCCGTCGGCATCCAGGCCTGCGGCCCCGCAGCGGGCCTGGCCACGCCTGATCATTACGCCGACCTCGGCTTTTCCGACGCCATACCCGGCCGCGGCGGACCGGCGGCTCTTACGGTTGCGGGAACGATCGGCGGCTGGCAGGAGGCCCTGGGCCTGGCGGCCGAGTGGGGCGGGCGGATGCCGCTGTCCGATCTCCTGAGCGATGCGATCCTCTACGCCCGTGAGGGAGCCGCGATCTGTTCCAGCCAGGCACGGCTCACCGCCCAGAAGCTTGGGGAGCTGAAGGACGTCTCCGGCTTTTCCGCGGCATTTCTCGATGGAGACGACGCCCCGGACGAGGGTGCGCGCCAGACTTTCCCCGCCCTGGCCGGAACCCTGGAGCGCCTTGCCGACGCGGGGCTCGACGACTTCTATCGCGGCGATGTCGCGCGGGCGTTGGCCGCTGATCTGGAAGCAGCCGGAAGCCCGGTCCGGCTTTCCGACCTCGAGGCCTATCGGGCGCAAAGGGTCGCCCCGCTCTATCTCGCCATTGACGGAGCGCGGCTGTTCAACATGCCGCCTCCCACGCAAGGGGCAGCGTCGCTGGCCATTCTGGGTATCCTCGACCGCCTCGGGCGCCGCGATACGTCCGGAGCCGGCTTCGTGCACGACGCCGTAGAGGCGACCAAGCAGGCCTTCCTGATGCGCGACGCGCACGTCTTCGATCCGGCCTATATGAGCGTCACGCCCGAGAGCCTGTTGGAAGACCGGGCGATCGCCCGCATGGCCGCGGCCGTCGACCGCGAGACGGCGGCGCCGTGGCCGCAGCCGGCTCAACCCGGCGACACCATCTGGATGGGGGCGATCGACGGCGAGGGGCGCGCCGTGTCCTTCATTCAGAGCATCTACTGGGAATTCGGGTCCGGCGTTGTGTCTCCCCAGACCGGAGTGCTCTGGCAGAACCGCGGCATGAGCTTCTCGCTCGACCCGGTGCACCCGAACGTGCTGGCGCCCGGGCGGCTGCCGTTCCACACGCTCAATCCGGCGATGGCGCTGTTCGACGACGGACGCACGATGGCCTACGGCACCATGGGGGGCGAGGGGCAGCCTCAGACCCAGGCGGCGATCTTCGCCCGCTATGTCTGGGGCGGGGCCGGCCTCCAGCAGGCGGTGACGGCTCCACGCTGGTTGCTGGGCCGGACCTGGGGTGCCGGCGCCACCAACCTCAAGCTGGAATCGCGCTTCGAACCGGAGGTCGTCGAGGCGCTTCGGGCGGCCGGTCACGACATCGAAATCGTCGACGCCTTCTCCGACATGATGGGACACGCCGGCGCGCTCGTGCGCCATGCGGACGGTCTTCTCGAAGGCGCGAGCGATCCCCGTGCCGATGGCGCGGTTGCGGCATTCTGA
- a CDS encoding amidohydrolase family protein translates to MDLILRNGRLPGDPERSVDIGIQDGRIAAIEADLAAEGETLELDGRLVSPGFVETHIHLDKSCILDRCSSRRGDLEEAIGEVAKAKKDFTAEDVYQRARCTVEKCLLQGTTHMRTHLEVDPAIGLRSFEGVMQLIEDYSWAIDIEVCVFPQEGLLNYPGTDELMVEAMKRGAKVVGAAPYTDSDPHGQIDRVFEIAREFDADIDMHLDFGADASSLDLDYVCELTERFGRGGRNAIGHVTKLAYVEPERLATIARRLGDAGVALTVLPSTDLFLMGRDRDHAKTRGVTQAHELLHHGVNCSLSTNNVLNPFTPFGDCSLLRMANLNANICHVGAADDVAECFNMVTTRSARLMNLTDYGLEVGKSADLVVIDGPTTQAAVAELSPVLFAFKGGRRTLTRQPAHLHFPDREQA, encoded by the coding sequence ATGGATCTCATCTTGAGGAACGGGCGGCTTCCGGGCGACCCGGAGCGCAGCGTCGACATCGGCATCCAGGACGGACGGATCGCCGCCATCGAGGCGGATCTGGCGGCCGAAGGCGAGACGCTCGAACTCGACGGGCGGCTGGTCTCGCCCGGGTTCGTCGAGACCCACATCCATCTCGACAAGTCCTGCATTCTCGACCGCTGCTCCTCCCGGCGCGGTGATCTTGAAGAGGCGATCGGCGAGGTCGCGAAGGCCAAGAAGGACTTCACCGCGGAAGACGTCTACCAGCGCGCCCGTTGCACGGTCGAGAAATGCCTGCTTCAGGGCACCACGCACATGCGCACGCATCTCGAGGTCGACCCGGCGATTGGCCTGCGCAGTTTCGAAGGCGTGATGCAGCTGATCGAGGACTATTCCTGGGCGATCGACATCGAGGTCTGCGTGTTCCCCCAGGAGGGCTTGCTCAACTATCCGGGCACCGACGAACTGATGGTCGAAGCCATGAAGCGCGGGGCCAAGGTGGTCGGGGCGGCGCCCTACACGGACAGCGATCCTCATGGGCAGATCGATCGGGTGTTCGAGATAGCGCGCGAGTTCGACGCCGACATCGACATGCACCTGGATTTCGGCGCAGACGCGTCCAGCCTCGATCTCGACTATGTCTGCGAGCTGACGGAGCGGTTCGGCCGGGGTGGGCGGAATGCGATCGGCCATGTCACCAAGCTCGCCTATGTCGAGCCAGAGAGGCTCGCGACGATCGCACGCCGGCTCGGCGATGCCGGTGTCGCGCTGACGGTCCTGCCGTCCACCGATCTCTTCCTGATGGGGCGCGACCGCGACCACGCCAAGACCCGCGGCGTTACCCAGGCGCACGAGCTTCTGCACCATGGCGTGAACTGCTCGCTGTCCACGAACAACGTGCTGAACCCGTTCACCCCGTTCGGCGACTGTTCGCTGCTGCGGATGGCCAATCTCAATGCCAACATCTGCCATGTGGGTGCGGCGGATGACGTCGCCGAGTGCTTCAACATGGTCACCACCCGGTCGGCCCGGCTGATGAACCTGACCGACTACGGGCTGGAGGTCGGCAAATCGGCGGATCTGGTGGTGATCGATGGCCCCACGACCCAGGCAGCGGTGGCGGAGCTTTCGCCCGTTCTCTTTGCCTTCAAGGGCGGTCGGCGGACGCTGACCCGCCAGCCCGCCCACCTTCACTTTCCGGACCGAGAGCAGGCATGA
- a CDS encoding group III truncated hemoglobin — protein MDPRERRARITAEIVTRTGIDEDLIERVVRTFYAKIRKDDVLGPVFDARISDWEPHLQRMCAFWSSVALLSGRYSGRPMEKHLALPVDADHFDRWLALFEETVHEVCTPAAAEHFVERARNIAQSLELGIAGQNGVLLMKGERYRTRPSDQPDAVQ, from the coding sequence ATGGATCCGAGGGAGCGCCGGGCGCGGATCACAGCAGAGATCGTAACCCGGACCGGGATCGATGAAGATCTGATCGAGCGTGTGGTGCGGACCTTCTATGCGAAGATCCGCAAGGACGACGTTCTTGGCCCGGTGTTTGACGCGCGCATTTCCGACTGGGAGCCGCATCTTCAGCGCATGTGTGCGTTCTGGTCGTCCGTGGCCCTGTTGTCGGGACGATACAGCGGCCGTCCGATGGAAAAGCATCTGGCGTTACCCGTCGATGCTGATCATTTCGATCGGTGGCTGGCACTGTTCGAGGAGACGGTGCACGAGGTCTGTACGCCCGCGGCGGCGGAACACTTCGTGGAACGGGCACGCAACATCGCCCAGAGTCTGGAGCTGGGTATTGCCGGACAGAACGGTGTGCTGCTGATGAAGGGCGAGCGTTATCGGACGCGCCCGTCGGATCAGCCGGACGCAGTGCAATGA
- a CDS encoding TRAP transporter substrate-binding protein, producing MILTVFANARGVAPAGLALAAALMASTSVQAQEVLKFHHDLPEDSAQHMGAVRFEELVEERTNGAIDVQIFANNALGDDVEVAQQMQFGAVQAAPIPTAKLSNFAPSLQLIDLPFLFPSPEVTYEFLDSDVGMEVLSDLEDSGFVGAMFWESGFKQLTCNHEVTGPGDLDGRKARVMESPLLIAQFEELGATAIPIAFSETYSALQQGVVECQENPIVSILKMKFYEVQDYMMLSNHGYLGTAMIFSKVWFDGLDEDTQTILLEAAREAGAYQREKSAELQEGYLKEIADAGTTTIVELTPEQIATFSEAMKPVHAQFADKIGADLLERSYTKLDELSAQ from the coding sequence ATGATCCTCACCGTTTTCGCCAATGCCCGAGGTGTTGCGCCGGCCGGTCTTGCGCTTGCCGCGGCCCTTATGGCCAGCACGTCCGTGCAAGCGCAGGAGGTTCTCAAGTTCCATCATGACCTTCCTGAGGATTCCGCGCAGCATATGGGGGCGGTGCGCTTCGAGGAACTCGTCGAAGAGCGCACCAACGGCGCCATCGACGTCCAGATCTTCGCCAACAACGCGCTCGGCGACGACGTCGAGGTGGCGCAGCAGATGCAGTTCGGCGCCGTTCAGGCGGCTCCGATCCCGACCGCCAAGCTTTCCAATTTCGCGCCGAGCCTGCAGCTGATCGATCTGCCGTTCCTGTTCCCCAGCCCCGAGGTCACGTACGAGTTTCTCGACTCCGACGTCGGCATGGAGGTGTTGTCGGATCTTGAGGACTCCGGCTTCGTCGGCGCGATGTTCTGGGAATCCGGCTTCAAGCAGCTCACCTGCAATCATGAGGTCACGGGCCCCGGCGATCTCGACGGTCGCAAGGCCCGCGTGATGGAGAGCCCGCTCCTCATCGCCCAGTTCGAGGAACTCGGTGCGACCGCGATCCCGATCGCCTTCTCCGAGACCTACTCCGCGCTGCAGCAGGGCGTGGTGGAGTGCCAGGAAAATCCGATCGTCTCGATCCTCAAGATGAAGTTCTACGAGGTTCAGGACTACATGATGCTGTCGAACCACGGCTATCTCGGTACGGCGATGATCTTCTCCAAGGTCTGGTTCGACGGGCTGGACGAGGACACGCAGACCATCCTTCTGGAGGCTGCCCGGGAAGCCGGCGCCTACCAGCGCGAGAAATCGGCTGAGTTGCAGGAAGGCTATCTGAAAGAGATCGCCGACGCCGGGACCACGACGATCGTCGAGTTGACGCCGGAGCAGATCGCGACCTTTTCCGAGGCTATGAAGCCGGTGCACGCCCAGTTCGCTGACAAGATCGGGGCGGATCTTCTGGAGCGCTCCTACACCAAGCTGGACGAGCTGAGCGCCCAATGA
- the hpxZ gene encoding oxalurate catabolism protein HpxZ — protein sequence MDVNLPDVKAEVEAAFARYEKALVTNDVDVLDELFWESPHTIRYGAGENLYGYEEIRAFRAGRSSKNLERILHRTVITTFGRDMATAMTLFEREGSRTGRQSQTWMRTPDGWKVVAAHVSVMAG from the coding sequence ATGGACGTCAATCTGCCCGACGTGAAGGCGGAGGTCGAAGCGGCCTTCGCCCGATACGAAAAGGCTCTCGTTACCAACGACGTCGACGTGCTCGACGAGCTGTTCTGGGAAAGCCCGCACACGATCCGCTATGGCGCCGGAGAAAACCTCTATGGCTATGAGGAGATCCGTGCGTTTCGGGCCGGCCGCAGCAGCAAGAACCTGGAGCGCATCCTGCACCGCACGGTGATCACCACGTTCGGCCGCGACATGGCGACGGCAATGACCCTGTTCGAGCGCGAGGGAAGCCGGACCGGGCGCCAGAGCCAGACCTGGATGCGCACGCCGGACGGCTGGAAGGTCGTTGCGGCGCATGTCAGCGTGATGGCCGGTTAG
- a CDS encoding RrF2 family transcriptional regulator yields the protein MRLTRFSDYALRVLMYSAAAGDRLVTIEETAKTYGISRAHLMKVVNVLTRTGYLKGVRGRSGGFALARPPEAINLGEVIRATEPDFALVECFETGNQCVITGCCRLPQVLNRALEAFVQTLDAYTLADIALTAEAFTQPHALGRAARGPDFCASRS from the coding sequence ATGCGGCTGACCCGCTTTTCCGACTATGCGCTTCGGGTGCTCATGTACTCAGCCGCGGCTGGCGACCGGCTCGTCACCATCGAGGAAACGGCGAAGACCTACGGGATCTCACGCGCGCACCTGATGAAGGTCGTGAACGTCCTGACCAGGACCGGCTATCTCAAGGGGGTTCGCGGCCGCTCGGGCGGCTTTGCCCTCGCCCGGCCTCCGGAGGCCATCAACCTCGGCGAGGTGATACGGGCGACCGAACCGGATTTTGCGCTGGTCGAGTGTTTCGAGACCGGCAACCAGTGCGTCATCACCGGTTGCTGCCGTCTGCCGCAGGTTCTCAATCGCGCGCTTGAGGCCTTCGTTCAGACGCTGGATGCCTACACCCTTGCCGACATCGCCCTGACTGCCGAGGCCTTCACCCAGCCGCACGCGCTTGGTCGCGCCGCCCGCGGGCCCGACTTCTGTGCCAGCAGGTCCTAA
- a CDS encoding amidase → MNFKTRVAAKPSDDTLGAYCPDNQIALTGSGTGPLAGLSFAAKDVLDVAGAATGNGHPEWLRTHAPAERSAVAVERVLAAGADLVGKTISDELAYSLTGENFHYGTPINPADPSRVPGGSSSGSASVVAAGVVDFALGTDCGGSVRVPASYCGILGMRPTHGRIPLDGVVPFAPSFDCVGWFARDAGVLERVGRVLLADDGAAQRFTRLLVPSDAFAMLDADFDNGLLPAVDRVAAEVASKEPFVLAEEGLEVWSESFRIVQASEIWKSVGAWIDEVRPSFGPGVKERFEAARHVDPDLLARAQEHRREITARIDALLTAGTVMVLPTVPRTAPARGGDMADIEVAYRHKAMNLLCVAGLAGLPQISLPLARHGHLPLGLSIVGARGSDVDLLGLSSRLASR, encoded by the coding sequence ATGAATTTCAAAACTCGCGTGGCCGCCAAGCCCTCAGACGACACTCTCGGCGCCTATTGTCCCGACAATCAGATCGCCCTGACCGGCTCCGGCACGGGGCCTCTGGCGGGCCTTTCCTTCGCAGCCAAGGACGTGTTGGACGTTGCGGGCGCTGCGACCGGCAATGGCCATCCGGAGTGGCTGAGGACCCACGCGCCGGCGGAGCGGTCGGCGGTCGCCGTCGAGCGGGTGCTGGCGGCCGGTGCGGACCTCGTCGGCAAGACGATCAGCGACGAACTGGCCTATTCGCTCACCGGCGAGAACTTCCACTACGGCACGCCAATCAATCCCGCCGATCCCTCGAGGGTGCCCGGCGGATCGTCCAGCGGCTCGGCCTCGGTCGTGGCAGCGGGTGTGGTCGACTTCGCGCTCGGTACCGATTGCGGAGGATCGGTGCGCGTGCCGGCGAGCTATTGCGGCATTCTGGGCATGCGGCCGACCCACGGACGGATCCCGCTCGACGGCGTCGTGCCATTCGCGCCGAGCTTCGACTGTGTGGGCTGGTTCGCGCGCGATGCCGGCGTCTTAGAGCGCGTCGGCCGGGTGCTTCTGGCCGATGACGGAGCGGCGCAGCGCTTCACCCGGCTTCTGGTTCCCTCCGACGCCTTCGCGATGCTGGACGCCGATTTCGACAATGGCCTTCTTCCGGCCGTCGACAGGGTCGCGGCTGAGGTCGCATCCAAAGAGCCGTTCGTGCTGGCCGAGGAGGGACTCGAGGTCTGGTCGGAGAGCTTCCGGATCGTGCAGGCCTCGGAAATCTGGAAGTCGGTCGGCGCCTGGATCGACGAAGTCCGGCCGTCTTTCGGTCCCGGCGTGAAAGAGCGTTTCGAAGCGGCGCGGCACGTCGATCCCGATCTTCTCGCCCGTGCCCAGGAGCATCGCCGCGAGATCACCGCCCGCATCGATGCTCTGCTGACGGCCGGCACGGTCATGGTTCTGCCGACGGTCCCGCGGACCGCACCGGCGCGCGGCGGCGACATGGCCGATATCGAAGTGGCCTATCGGCACAAGGCGATGAACCTTCTCTGCGTTGCCGGTCTGGCCGGACTGCCACAAATCTCGCTGCCGCTCGCCCGGCACGGTCATCTGCCGCTCGGGCTCTCGATCGTCGGGGCGCGTGGAAGCGACGTAGACCTGCTCGGCCTGTCCTCCCGGCTCGCGTCCCGCTGA
- a CDS encoding TRAP transporter small permease — protein MTGASAPAERSPDAASGGVRTLLRILDKGLTAFEGVLLVVALSASVLFLVADIILRVAVNVALPWAAEATRYAIVWLVFIGGSRAALVGAHITIDALPEFLPTPAARLVTRIGLAISSAACAILAWYGIALVQRMTAFRQLSPSLEIPMWWVYLALPIGFALMTVRFAQAAIMPPEKHTGPAA, from the coding sequence ATGACAGGTGCCTCCGCACCCGCTGAGCGTTCTCCGGACGCTGCCTCGGGCGGCGTCCGGACGCTTCTGCGTATTCTGGACAAAGGCCTGACGGCGTTCGAAGGCGTGCTGCTGGTTGTGGCGCTGTCAGCGTCGGTGCTCTTTCTCGTCGCCGACATCATCCTGCGTGTCGCCGTCAATGTCGCCCTTCCCTGGGCCGCGGAGGCGACCCGCTACGCAATCGTCTGGCTGGTCTTCATCGGCGGAAGCCGGGCGGCTCTTGTCGGTGCGCACATCACCATCGATGCGCTGCCGGAGTTTCTTCCGACGCCCGCGGCCCGCCTGGTGACCCGGATCGGACTCGCAATCTCGTCGGCTGCCTGTGCGATCCTCGCCTGGTACGGAATCGCTCTGGTCCAGAGAATGACGGCCTTCCGTCAGCTCTCGCCGTCGCTGGAGATCCCGATGTGGTGGGTCTATCTGGCGCTGCCCATCGGATTCGCGCTGATGACCGTGCGTTTTGCGCAGGCTGCGATCATGCCACCGGAGAAGCACACCGGGCCGGCCGCCTGA